In one window of Shewanella goraebulensis DNA:
- the ispE gene encoding 4-(cytidine 5'-diphospho)-2-C-methyl-D-erythritol kinase, which yields MTTATLNTHDTQAAISANWPAPAKLNLFLHITGQRADGYHELQTLFQFIDQCDFLDFLPTENKTLKLHSELSKVVAEKDNLILKAAKSLQEYCNYQGGAEIWLRKNLPMGGGLGGGSSDAATTLIALNKLWNLNLTQQTLAEIGLKLGADVPVFINGFSAFAEGVGEQLLPVEPTEFYYLVIVPDVHVSTQAIFQDPLLPRNTPKLAIDTLMQKNWSNDCQKLVAEKHPQVANALSWLVEYAPSRMTGTGACVFGEFEQQQTALDALAKLPKSMQGFVAKGLNQSPLVTRLSQS from the coding sequence ATGACCACAGCGACCTTGAACACTCATGATACTCAAGCTGCAATTTCTGCAAACTGGCCAGCACCTGCAAAGTTAAACCTTTTTCTGCACATTACTGGTCAACGAGCTGATGGTTACCATGAATTGCAGACATTATTTCAGTTTATCGATCAATGTGACTTTTTGGATTTTTTACCGACCGAAAATAAAACACTTAAGTTACATTCAGAATTATCTAAAGTTGTCGCAGAAAAAGATAACTTAATTCTAAAAGCCGCAAAATCTTTACAAGAATATTGCAATTATCAAGGCGGTGCAGAAATTTGGTTACGTAAAAACTTGCCAATGGGTGGTGGTTTAGGAGGTGGTTCTTCCGATGCCGCAACCACATTAATAGCCTTAAACAAGCTGTGGAATTTAAATTTAACGCAACAAACTTTAGCTGAAATTGGTCTAAAGCTGGGCGCGGATGTCCCTGTTTTTATTAATGGTTTTTCAGCTTTCGCCGAAGGTGTTGGCGAGCAACTATTACCTGTTGAACCCACTGAATTCTATTATTTAGTTATCGTCCCTGATGTACATGTATCTACTCAAGCTATTTTCCAAGATCCATTGTTGCCTCGTAACACCCCTAAATTAGCTATTGATACATTAATGCAGAAAAATTGGTCAAATGATTGTCAGAAGTTGGTCGCAGAAAAGCACCCTCAAGTTGCCAATGCATTGAGCTGGCTGGTAGAATATGCGCCGTCAAGAATGACCGGAACTGGCGCATGCGTCTTCGGTGAGTTCGAACAGCAACAAACAGCGTTAGATGCTCTGGCAAAACTGCCTAAATCTATGCAAGGTTTTGTTGCTAAAGGCTTGAATCAGTCACCTTTAGTGACCCGATTAAGCCAAAGCTAA